DNA from Syntrophorhabdaceae bacterium:
ATATTATAGACGTTGCCGGGTACGCCCTTCTGAAAGACCGTATCGATGGCGCGGCAGTGGTCCTCCACGTGTATCCAGTCCCTGACGTTCATGCCGTCGCCGTATACGGGCAATTCCATATCCGCGAGGGCATTCGTTATTATCAGCGGGATAAGCTTCTCCGGGAACTGGTATGGACCGTAATTGTTTGAACAGCGCGTGATAATGACCGGCATCCCGTACGTTGTATAGTACGCCATGGCAAGCATGTCTGCCGATGCCTTCGATGCGGAATAGGGACTGTTGGGCGCCATCGGTGTGTCCTCGCGAAATTTACCCGTTTCGCCGAGGGAGCCGTAGACCTCGTCGGTGGAGACCTGGACGAAAAGCCTCGTCCCCTTTTTTCTCGCCATTTCGAGGAGGTTGAAGGTTCCGTTAATATTGGTTTTGATGAACGCGTCAGGGTCAATAATGCTCCTGTCAACGTGGGACTCAGCGGCAAAATTGATGACAACCCCGATGGGTGACTCAAACGCCTTCTCCACGTCGGATATGCTGCCGATATCGCCTTTCACAAATCTATAACGGCTGTCTCCCTCGATGCCTTTGAGATTTTCAGGGTTCCCCGCGTAGGTCAGTTTGTCCAGGTTGATGATGTTGTAAGGATACCGGGACAGCATATACCGCACAAAATTTGAGCCTATAAAACCACAGCCGCCGGTAACGAGAATATGTGTATTATCCATCTTTCCTGTCCCATGTATAGGGTATGTCGTTGACGTGGGGATCAAGCCTGAATTCGTCAGGTTTTGCCCTGTTGTACGGCTCAGTGGGGATATTGATGATGATCGCTTCATCTTCGCTGACGCATTTCCATCCATGGTAGACCATCTTAGGCACCCTGACGAGCATGGGGTTAAACTCACCGATGAAAAACTCGTTTATCTCTCCTTTGGTCGGTGACCCATCCCTGTTGTCATAGAGAACAAGCTTGAGCATCCCTTTTACGCAGACTATAAAGTCGTCCTGCCCCTTGTGATAGTGCCAGGCCTTCACAACGTGGGGATATGTGGTGGTCAGGTAAACCTGACCGAAGTTGACGAACATATCATCATCGTCCCGCAAAATCTCCATCAAACGGCCACGTTCATCAGGGATATATTTCAATTGTTTCGCGACAACATC
Protein-coding regions in this window:
- the rfbB gene encoding dTDP-glucose 4,6-dehydratase, which gives rise to MDNTHILVTGGCGFIGSNFVRYMLSRYPYNIINLDKLTYAGNPENLKGIEGDSRYRFVKGDIGSISDVEKAFESPIGVVINFAAESHVDRSIIDPDAFIKTNINGTFNLLEMARKKGTRLFVQVSTDEVYGSLGETGKFREDTPMAPNSPYSASKASADMLAMAYYTTYGMPVIITRCSNNYGPYQFPEKLIPLIITNALADMELPVYGDGMNVRDWIHVEDHCRAIDTVFQKGVPGNVYNIGGENERTNIEIVKLILKILGKPETLIRYVTDRPGHDRRYAIDSTKLKRELSFRVEKDFAAGMEETVRWYIGNREWWERIKSGAYLEYYNTMYGNR
- a CDS encoding dTDP-4-dehydrorhamnose 3,5-epimerase family protein, translating into MIKDVVAKQLKYIPDERGRLMEILRDDDDMFVNFGQVYLTTTYPHVVKAWHYHKGQDDFIVCVKGMLKLVLYDNRDGSPTKGEINEFFIGEFNPMLVRVPKMVYHGWKCVSEDEAIIINIPTEPYNRAKPDEFRLDPHVNDIPYTWDRKDG